Within Hyla sarda isolate aHylSar1 chromosome 7, aHylSar1.hap1, whole genome shotgun sequence, the genomic segment cagtacagggataatacacagtgatgtcacagtacagggataatacacacagtgatgtcacagtacatagataatacacacagtgatgtcacagtacagagataatacacacagtgatgtcacagtacagggataatacacagtgatgtcacagtacagagataatacacacagcgatgtcacagtacatggataatacacagtgatgtcacagtacagagataatacacacagtgatgtcacagtacagggagggataatatacacagtgatgtcatagtacagggataatacacagtgacatcacagtacagggataatacacagtgacgtcacagtacagggataatacacagtgatgtcacagtacagagataatacacacagtgatgtcacagtacaggaataatacacagtgatgtcgcagtacaggaataatacacagtgatgtcacagtacagggataatatacagagtgatgttacagtacagggataatatacagagtgatgtcacagtacagggataatacacagtgatgtcacagtacagagataatacacagtgatgtcacagtacagggataatacacagtgatgtcacattacagggataatacacagagtgatgtcacattacagagataatacacagtgatgtcacagtataaccatctcacagccggaccaccatgtaatttcagcagaaaataaagcagggcctcatgttcaagtttcacctaaggcctcacaaagtctagagccgcctctggtcggccctaccatgggacccggtgggaccataagtcccaggtggcacttttcaggggcggcattttgctgccccctttttttttgtgcctagtaggttcatggtagggttggcgccgccgctgctcactgttctaaagcagctgcggggtataatagcgcagcgggcactttagacagtgagtctgcctccggccgaccggggtctgacgagggacgtcgcacaagtgacgttcttctgcagacccgctcaggaggacgtcagtgacgtcactcgtcaggccgctgccggagaggagaagcgctgtgcagggcaggtaagtgtgtctctgtgtgtgtctgtgtctgtctgtgtgtttgggggggctatggctacctaatgtgaggaatctatgctacctaatgtggggaaactatgttacctaatgtggggaaactatgctacctaatgtggggaaacgatgTTACCTgacgtggggaatctgtgctacctaatgtggggaaactatgttacctaatgtggggaatctgtgctacctattgtggggaaactatgctacctaatgtgggcaaactatgctacctaatgtgggcaaactatgctacctaatgtggggaaactgctacctaatgtagggaatctacgctacctaatgtggggaaactatgctacctaatgtgaggaaactatgctacctaatgtggggaatctatgctacctaatgttgggaatctatgctacctaatgtgggggcttgaatgagctgcggcatatgggaggccttaataaataattagaaacttagacagcaagtgacatatgggggtccacctgagtaagtgacacatggaggggggggggggtgctgaacaattgatgttttggggggggggggggcacaggcacattctttgcacaagggccctctgctgtttgtgtccgcccctgtgtagagaataaggggtaaagtggaacatagaacaaatgcagttctttttttcttaattttcttttaatgaagtaaacgagataaaggtaagcaatgacttttcttcagtctgaagcgcggtcctcatcggcaggaagcagggaggaggaggaggatgacggaggttctgattccatctctgcttctttttcgtccctctctatatatagggccgtggccatgaagaaggcccctccgatgactgccattatggtgcaggtcatgagggcatactccaggctgcggtatttcagaagaggggatttggcatatcctcgttcgtaggtgtcagatatcaggccgatgaggtacgggctgccggcgtcacctaggaggtgatagattgtcatctgcacggccagagctgaagatctcctccacggagttactacttttagtataatgtcagatattagggtgaaatttactgacagaagcgtctctccgatgaagatgaagatgttggtggcaacgaggctgatgttacCAAAAGTCAATGctaacagaagaaaaggggcggagagcatcatcgcgcagccacacacaagcgggtccgcccgtgggttggatttacGATATTTTTTACTTATCTCcgaccctgctacaactcccagaatgccagagacgactgtaaccacaccaaatattaggatgtcgtgatagtcacacggttcagtgcggcaagggtccttctcttgtaggagtgttcgtgcgtgggtcaggtatgacggaccccatacacctatggctcccactatgaaggatacagccgtcgatcccatggtggttaacatgaagcttcgatttttaaatagttttttcagatctgtcgcccatttggaaaacttctgggatttgttgttcttcttctcgtttgtagtcgttcttggaagctcctttgtgaccaaaatcatcaaagccacagctatgaggcccaggccaggggtgacccgaaatgcccagtgccaatcgccccttgctgcatcagtcactttgggcccgatgatgtatcctagtccgcagcctacaggtatgacggagtaaaacacgttcagcatgcgggtccgctggtcacttgtaaaaaggtctgcaatgatggagggggcgatggtgcagaaagtcgcctctccggctccaaccagcccactcgtcagcaggaagagcaggaaatacccgtcagggatgaatgacagggtaagtgtcatgctcagccaaacgatgactcctgcgcaaacagtatatttcttattacagtggtcgcccaaatatccggcaattggtgcgaccagcacgtagcttccaatgaacaatgtattcaataagccggacagactagcattggtgtcatatgctttctgtatataaggcagcacccccgccacgctggagcgatttgcatagatgagcaaattaacaaaggcgaggatcactacggtgatgatggaacgtgtggtggacatcacgcttagagatgacaggttctgcctctcagggatatcgcccttttctacatccatatcactatggtcctccattgcttcttcctcctccttcagcaatgggtcttgtggagaggccatggtcacaggtcagagcctgaaaacactagagagagagagataagtgaagacattagacaacatgtcatcattcctgtcattatacaatagatccttcatacagagcagaaatgtccagcacagaaccacaagataacactaagaccatcgcagcctcagaagaagacgcttctctataagtgttttatatagagacgtcttccctgaggtttccaatgtctgataaccctgaacttgtccggtcctagtaatatctgataaccctgcacttgtccggtcctagtaatatctgatcaccctgaacctgtccggtcctagtaatatctgttaaccctgaacctgtccagtcctagtaatatctgataaccctgaacctgtccggtcctagtaatatctgataaccctgaacctgtccagtcctagtaatatctgataaccctgaacctgtccggtcctagtaatatctgataaccctgaacctgtccggtcctagtaatatctgataaccctgaacttgtctggtcctagtaatatctgataaccctgaacctgtccagtcctagtaatatctgataaccctgaacctgtccggtcctagtaatatctgataaccctgaacctgtccggtcctagtaatatctgttaaccctgaacctgtccagtcctagtaatatctgataaccctgaaactgtccggtcctagtaatatctgataaccctgaacctgtccggtcctagtaatatctgataacgctgaacctgtccggtcctagtaatggcggattataagggcttggctgtttggttactgggccatgtgaacttcatactgtagatacaattgggctatcctgctatatacatttactaataatgaacctaccccacctcattgggatctatccgtaccctatatgactttctgccactaggtgatttgaaaacattttccctttcggagtacccggagtatttctaGTGTTAGTACACAgaatactattatatactattatatttctgccctaatctttctgtcattcttttactacaccaccaaatctttctcatagacttatatcttttagaactttaTGAATTAGGACTcattttcttgggggcttttttgggcataattgcattttagcactTTTGCAAGAagaagctctggtcatgatactatctgtgcattttattatgtttaatgcctaagccaagtattatcacaatgctatgaggaatataacttttgttatttcttttggaaatccattgcttgtttttttttgctaaaaaaaaagcaacaacaataaaaaaaaactgtcaaacaaaaagccctgtgtatatatgaatagaagaggctgagacttaccttgtggttctctcttcagacaaggaacggtcaaaatcttgaattctctatcgcaaatagaaactctctaagaaacactttgcaccacaggttgtgaatgcaaaacacactgaagagactgtgGCCGGTGCGCACCTCTTTGttcagcttacggtgacatcatcacaagcatgtgtgacatcacagggttctaaaccatcttcaggtatgtgtgtgtatatgtatatatatagtaaatgtgagtagccgtattagtccagtgatgcagattgtaataccttttttattggactaacagaattttgtagagacaaacttttggggttcctccctgataatttatcaAGTCcattgatcattagtccttgactattggacttgataaagggaggaatcctgaatgcttgtctctacaaaattctgttagtccaataaaaaaggtattacaagatactgcaacatattttttgatttgtgtgtgtatatatatatatatatatatatatatatatagttccaagcgtgagtaggtgtctccagctaggatccgggtccaggatcctgc encodes:
- the LOC130282018 gene encoding protein spinster homolog 1-like, translating into MASPQDPLLKEEEEAMEDHSDMDVEKGDIPERQNLSSLSVMSTTRSIITVVILAFVNLLIYANRSSVAGVLPYIQKAYDTNASLSGLLNTLFIGSYVLVAPIAGYLGDHCNKKYTVCAGVIVWLSMTLTLSFIPDGYFLLFLLTSGLVGAGEATFCTIAPSIIADLFTSDQRTRMLNVFYSVIPVGCGLGYIIGPKVTDAARGDWHWAFRVTPGLGLIAVALMILVTKELPRTTTNEKKNNKSQKFSKWATDLKKLFKNRSFMLTTMGSTAVSFIVGAIGVWGPSYLTHARTLLQEKDPCRTEPCDYHDILIFGVVTVVSGILGVVAGSEISKKYRKSNPRADPLVCGCAMMLSAPFLLLALTFGNISLVATNIFIFIGETLLSVNFTLISDIILKVVTPWRRSSALAVQMTIYHLLGDAGSPYLIGLISDTYERGYAKSPLLKYRSLEYALMTCTIMAVIGGAFFMATALYIERDEKEAEMESEPPSSSSSSLLPADEDRASD